The following are encoded together in the Mesoplodon densirostris isolate mMesDen1 chromosome 2, mMesDen1 primary haplotype, whole genome shotgun sequence genome:
- the LOC132480223 gene encoding mitochondrial fission factor-like encodes MAEISRIQYEMEYTKGISQRMRVPEKLKVAPPNADLEQGFQEGVSNASVIMQVPERIVVAGNNEDIAFSRPADLDFIQSTPFKPLALKTPPRVLTLSERPLDFLDLEKPAPTPQNEEIRAVGRLKRERSMSENAVRQNGQLVRTDSIVRRQNEIRCERPVLRGGSAAATSNPHHDNARYGISNIDTTTEGTSDDMTVVDAASLRRQIIKLNRRLQLLEEENKERAKREMVMYSITVAFWLLNIWLWFRR; translated from the coding sequence ATGGCGGAAATTAGTCGAATTCAATATGAAATGGAATACACCAAAGGTATAAGTCAGCGAATGAGGGTCCCGGAAAAATTAAAGGTAGCACCACCAAATGCTGACCTGGAACAAGGATTCCAAGAAGGAGTTTCAAATGCTAGTGTGATTATGCAGGTTCCAGAGAGAATTGTTGTAGCAGGAAATAATGAAGACATTGCATTTTCAAGACCAGCAGATCTTGACTTTATACAGTCAACTCCCTTCAAACCTCTGGCACTAAAAACACCACCTCGTGTacttacactaagtgaaagaccACTAGATTTTCTGGATTTAGAAAAACCTGCTCCAACCCCTCAAAATGAAGAAATCCGTGCAGTTGGCAGGCTAAAAAGAGAGCGCTCTATGAGTGAAAATGCTGTTCGCCAAAATGGACAGCTGGTCAGGACTGACTCCATTGTGAGAAGACAAAATGAAATACGTTGTGAAAGACCTGTGTTGCGTGGTGGGTCTGCTGCCGCCACCTCTAACCCTCATCATGACAACGCCAGGTATGGCATTTCAAATATAGATACAACGACTGAAGGAACCTCAGATGACATGACTGTTGTAGATGCAGCTTCATTAAGACGACAGATAATCAAACTAAATAGACGTCTACAACTTCTGGAAGAGGAGAACAAAGAACGTGCTAAAAGAGAAATGGTCATGTATTCAATTACTGTAGCATTCTGGCTGCTTAATATCTGGCTCTGGTTTCGCCGCTAG